The nucleotide window GTCGCAACGATCCGCGCAACAGGGCCGGGGGGTGGCGACGCACCCTTCTGAACGGACCCGTGCCAGATTCTTTTGTTGTTGTCGGTTATCCTGGCGAAGCTGTTGCTGAGCGACACCGCCGAGGAAGGAAGCAGAATGTTCGGCCGGGGATTGCCTATGCCAAAGGGCGCGAACAGGTCTATCATTTCTACAACTTCCTTCGTCAAATCTCCATACTCTGCCACAGCATCGACCGCAACTTCCCTTACAAACCCTGCCATGCTCGTTTTAACTTCCTGCTCGAACGCATTGCGCAAGGGCACAAGATTCTCCTCGCGAAGCGTGACGCCGCATGCATGCTTGTGTCCCCCAAAGGCGAGGAAGAGAGGCGCAAGCGATGAGATCGTACCATGCAGGTCCATGCCCTCCAGGCCGCGCGCAGAGCCTCTCCAAGCCCTCTCTGTGCGAGTGAGGACGATTGCGGGCTTTCCGATTCGATCCACAAGTCTGTGCGCCACGATGCCGAGCACTCCTATGGGCCAATCCTGATGAAAAAGCACAATGGAGTTCTCTCTGTGAACCGTCTCCATCCCAAGCTGTTCCATTGCTTCTCTGAGAATGCCTTCCTCGAGATCCTGCCTCTTTCTGTTCGCCTCGTTCAGTCTTAAGAGATATTCTTCAGTCTCGCTTTCAAGGTCGGCGGTAAGAAAGGCGAGGGCGATCTGTGGATCGGCAACGCGACCGGCTGCATTTATACGCGGGGCTACGCCGAAACCCAACGTAAACTCGTCGGTGCGTTCCCTGCGAACCACATGTTTCTTGAGAAAGGATTTAAACCATGTCCTTGGCCTCTTGCGCATGGTCTCAAGGCC belongs to Syntrophorhabdales bacterium and includes:
- the recJ gene encoding single-stranded-DNA-specific exonuclease RecJ, whose product is MLKIAQYDESAVKTIQAELGLPSLIAQILVTRGLHSPDTVHPFLSPKLESLSDPYLLPDMEKGVAKTVEAIETGRRIALFGDYDADGITSVALMKNFLKQMGIAPDAYLPSRQDGYGLNERAVRMFSEQGVDLLICLDCGSSNRAEIESAHRLGIEVIVLDHHEVSGTPAHPYALINPKREGSRFPTRELAACGVTFFFLLALRRALAERGLLRMSINLKREMDLVAVGTVADMVPLTGDNRLLVRFGLETMRKRPRTWFKSFLKKHVVRRERTDEFTLGFGVAPRINAAGRVADPQIALAFLTADLESETEEYLLRLNEANRKRQDLEEGILREAMEQLGMETVHRENSIVLFHQDWPIGVLGIVAHRLVDRIGKPAIVLTRTERAWRGSARGLEGMDLHGTISSLAPLFLAFGGHKHACGVTLREENLVPLRNAFEQEVKTSMAGFVREVAVDAVAEYGDLTKEVVEMIDLFAPFGIGNPRPNILLPSSAVSLSNSFARITDNNKRIWHGSVQKGASPPPGPVARIVATPTIREEMGEKFVHLLIKEFVPSE